Part of the Gemmatimonadota bacterium genome is shown below.
GGTCTTCTGTCCCACGCTTCCTCCTTCGGGTTCCGGGTCAGGAACCGCGGGGGCCCTTGGGCCCCACGACGATGGTCAAGTGACTGCTTCGCTTGCGGATCCGGTTCGCCCGGCCCATCGAGCGAGGCCGGAAGCGGCGCTGGGTAGGGCCGCCGTCCACAAATACCGTCCGCACGAAAAGCTCATCTATGTTCACCCGCGAGGCCGTCTCATCATCCTCGGGGGTATGGAGGGCGTTCGCCACGGCCGACCGCAAGGTCTTTTCCACCATGAGCGATGCCTTCTTGCGCGTGGACTGGAGAATCACAAA
Proteins encoded:
- the rplV gene encoding 50S ribosomal protein L22; this translates as MEALAKGRHMKISPRKMRLVVDLIRGRKVEDAFVILQSTRKKASLMVEKTLRSAVANALHTPEDDETASRVNIDELFVRTVFVDGGPTQRRFRPRSMGRANRIRKRSSHLTIVVGPKGPRGS